From one Candidatus Rhodoluna planktonica genomic stretch:
- a CDS encoding ABC transporter ATP-binding protein, with protein sequence MANEISIGPAAPGCKKVDPILVADNVTRQFGGLTAVNVAHVEIPRGKITALIGPNGAGKTTFFNLLTGFDKPNTGDWTFEGKKLANVPPHKVARLGMVRTFQLTKALSLLTVIENMRLGAKDQPGESFWRSLIRPLWIGYENRITEKGDELLKRFKLDAKREDYAASLSGGQRKLLEMARALMSDPKLIMLDEPMAGVNPALTQSLLEHIKGLKENGTTVLFVEHDMHMVRHISDWVIVMAEGKVVAEGPPAQVMKDQAVIDAYLGAHADTDLGTVPINILKAGK encoded by the coding sequence ATGGCTAACGAAATTTCAATTGGCCCAGCTGCGCCGGGCTGTAAAAAGGTTGATCCAATTCTGGTGGCAGATAATGTCACCCGCCAGTTTGGTGGCCTTACCGCGGTAAATGTTGCCCACGTAGAAATTCCACGAGGCAAAATCACCGCGCTAATCGGCCCAAACGGTGCTGGTAAAACCACCTTCTTCAACCTGTTGACCGGTTTCGACAAACCAAACACCGGAGACTGGACCTTCGAGGGTAAAAAACTAGCCAACGTCCCACCTCACAAAGTGGCTCGTCTGGGCATGGTTCGCACGTTCCAGTTGACCAAGGCTCTAAGCCTGCTGACTGTAATTGAGAACATGCGCCTCGGTGCAAAAGACCAGCCCGGTGAAAGCTTCTGGCGTTCGCTGATTCGTCCACTCTGGATCGGCTATGAGAATCGAATCACCGAGAAGGGTGATGAATTGCTCAAGCGATTCAAGCTTGACGCCAAGCGCGAAGACTACGCTGCTTCACTTTCTGGTGGTCAGCGCAAGTTGCTTGAAATGGCTCGCGCACTGATGAGTGATCCGAAGTTGATTATGCTCGATGAGCCAATGGCGGGTGTAAACCCGGCGCTTACCCAGAGCTTGCTCGAGCACATCAAGGGCCTCAAAGAAAACGGCACTACGGTTTTGTTCGTTGAACACGACATGCACATGGTTCGCCACATTAGCGACTGGGTCATCGTTATGGCCGAAGGCAAGGTTGTGGCCGAAGGCCCGCCGGCACAGGTTATGAAGGACCAGGCTGTAATCGATGCCTACCTTGGCGCCCACGCCGACACCGACCTTGGCACCGTACCAATCAACATTTTGAAAGCAGGCAAATAA
- a CDS encoding ABC transporter ATP-binding protein, protein MSATPVVYAENLHAGYLPGINILNGCSLTANQGELIGIIGPNGAGKSTLLKSIFGQVNVRSGKIWLNGEDITGLKANKLVSKGVAFVPQTNNVFPSLTIEENLQMGVFQTPKRFDERFEFVTSIFPDLGKRRAQKAGSLSGGERQMVAMGRALMIDPSVLLLDEPSAGLSPVRQDEAFLRVREVNAAGVTVIMVEQNARRCLQICDRAYVLDQGKDAHTGTGRELLNDPKMVELYLGNLAEL, encoded by the coding sequence ATGTCAGCTACTCCTGTGGTTTATGCAGAAAATCTGCACGCTGGATACCTGCCCGGAATTAACATCCTCAACGGTTGCTCGTTGACCGCCAATCAGGGCGAGCTCATCGGTATTATTGGCCCAAACGGTGCTGGTAAATCAACCCTGTTGAAGTCAATCTTCGGACAGGTAAATGTGCGCTCAGGCAAGATTTGGCTCAACGGTGAAGACATCACCGGACTGAAGGCCAACAAGTTGGTCTCCAAGGGCGTGGCCTTTGTTCCGCAGACCAACAACGTCTTCCCAAGCTTGACCATTGAAGAAAACCTACAGATGGGTGTATTCCAGACTCCTAAGCGCTTTGACGAGCGATTTGAGTTTGTCACCAGCATCTTCCCAGATCTGGGCAAGCGACGTGCCCAGAAGGCTGGCTCGCTATCCGGTGGTGAGCGTCAGATGGTGGCTATGGGTCGTGCGTTGATGATCGACCCTTCGGTGCTGCTACTCGACGAGCCTTCGGCCGGTCTATCGCCAGTCCGTCAGGACGAGGCCTTCCTGCGTGTTCGCGAGGTAAACGCTGCCGGCGTTACCGTCATCATGGTGGAGCAGAACGCTCGTCGCTGTTTGCAGATTTGTGACCGCGCCTACGTTCTAGACCAGGGTAAAGATGCACACACCGGCACCGGTCGTGAATTGCTAAATGACCCTAAGATGGTCGAGCTTTACCTAGGTAATCTAGCCGAGCTCTAA
- a CDS encoding ABC transporter substrate-binding protein, giving the protein MSAFSTSRKFAGVVAAAAAISIALAGCSAAEEPAAPAAKGDGVLKLGAVIPLTGALAFLSPPEIAGIELAVADINAAGGVLGKPVEFSIEDSSDGDNPTVAPASATKLLSEGVDAIIGAAASGVTRLIIDQITDAKVVQISMSNTAPDLTTWDDGGFYFRTAPSDLLQGAIVGNEIVADGNENVAIIYQQTSYGEGLEAKAKSTIEAAGATVVSSVAFPEAETNFDSIVDQTLATNPDAILAISYDEFKKLAPALEKKGFDGSKLYLVDGNLANYSEESWAGYLEGAKGTLPGGKLDDAFKQRLMDIYKEKTGEELTEFAYGAETYDAVILLALAAQQAGDDSGEAIAANMQSVSSGGTKVSSYADGLAALEAGEDIDYEGYSGPIEFDEYGDPTGASIGIYQYGKEGTSDLINVVAGNSVQ; this is encoded by the coding sequence ATGAGCGCATTTTCAACCTCGCGCAAGTTTGCCGGTGTAGTTGCAGCAGCAGCTGCAATCAGCATCGCACTTGCCGGTTGCTCGGCAGCAGAAGAGCCAGCGGCTCCTGCGGCCAAGGGCGACGGAGTACTCAAACTGGGTGCAGTTATCCCACTAACCGGTGCACTTGCATTCCTTTCACCACCTGAAATCGCAGGTATCGAGCTTGCAGTTGCAGACATCAACGCAGCCGGTGGTGTACTAGGCAAGCCAGTCGAGTTCTCAATCGAAGACTCATCAGACGGTGACAACCCAACTGTCGCACCAGCTTCAGCAACCAAGTTGCTTTCTGAGGGTGTAGACGCAATCATCGGTGCAGCTGCATCGGGTGTGACCCGTCTAATCATCGACCAGATCACCGACGCTAAGGTCGTTCAGATCTCGATGTCAAACACCGCACCAGACCTAACCACCTGGGATGACGGTGGTTTCTACTTCCGTACCGCTCCATCAGACCTTCTACAGGGTGCAATCGTAGGTAACGAGATTGTTGCTGACGGTAACGAGAACGTAGCCATCATCTACCAGCAGACCTCATATGGTGAGGGTCTAGAGGCTAAGGCAAAGTCAACCATCGAGGCAGCCGGTGCAACCGTTGTTTCATCAGTTGCTTTCCCTGAAGCTGAGACCAACTTCGACAGCATCGTCGACCAGACTCTTGCTACTAACCCAGACGCAATCCTTGCAATCTCGTACGACGAGTTTAAGAAGCTTGCTCCTGCGCTAGAGAAGAAGGGTTTCGACGGCTCGAAGCTATACCTAGTTGACGGTAACCTAGCGAACTACTCAGAAGAGTCATGGGCTGGCTACCTAGAGGGCGCCAAGGGTACCCTTCCTGGTGGCAAGCTAGACGACGCTTTCAAGCAGCGCCTAATGGACATCTACAAAGAGAAGACCGGCGAAGAGCTAACTGAGTTCGCTTACGGCGCCGAGACCTACGATGCAGTTATCTTGCTAGCACTTGCTGCTCAGCAGGCTGGCGACGACTCAGGTGAAGCAATCGCTGCAAACATGCAGTCGGTTTCATCGGGCGGCACCAAGGTATCTTCTTACGCTGATGGCCTAGCAGCTCTTGAGGCTGGCGAAGACATCGACTACGAGGGTTACTCAGGTCCAATTGAGTTCGACGAGTACGGTGACCCAACCGGTGCATCAATCGGTATCTACCAGTACGGTAAAGAGGGAACCAGCGACCTAATCAACGTGGTTGCAGGTAACTCAGTTCAGTAA
- the rarD gene encoding EamA family transporter RarD, with the protein MHSSKTPGLARGFSFGVSAYFLWGSFPLIITMLSFASPWEVLVWRMVFGFFVAALLTTFTKSWPEIRSVVTQPKLLGWVVLATVFIFINWTVYVIAVAEHHTIETALGYFINPLVTIVLAVLFLGEKLTRPQWLAVAVGLAAVLVLTFDYGRPPFIAIILAFSFATYGFAKNKLGGKVTAINSFALESGLLLPVALTIGVAVFNIQGLQFGSIGFWGTLGLMFFGLMTAVPLIFFGEAAKLLPLSYIGFIQYVTPVMQFLIALLILREPMPPARWIGFVLVWISLIILSSDALRRGQKRAA; encoded by the coding sequence ATGCATTCTTCGAAAACCCCCGGCTTAGCTCGGGGGTTTTCCTTTGGGGTCAGTGCCTACTTTTTGTGGGGTAGTTTCCCTCTAATCATCACGATGCTTTCTTTCGCCTCACCGTGGGAAGTACTGGTGTGGAGAATGGTTTTTGGTTTTTTTGTGGCCGCACTGCTGACGACATTCACAAAAAGTTGGCCAGAAATCCGCTCGGTCGTAACTCAGCCGAAACTTTTAGGCTGGGTGGTCTTGGCCACGGTATTTATTTTCATCAACTGGACCGTTTATGTAATCGCGGTTGCTGAGCACCACACCATAGAGACGGCTCTGGGCTACTTCATCAATCCCTTGGTCACCATTGTCCTTGCCGTTTTATTTTTGGGTGAAAAACTAACTAGACCGCAGTGGCTGGCCGTTGCAGTTGGCTTGGCCGCGGTTCTGGTGCTGACCTTTGATTACGGACGCCCGCCGTTTATTGCAATTATTCTGGCATTTTCTTTTGCCACTTATGGCTTCGCCAAAAACAAACTCGGCGGCAAGGTTACGGCGATTAATAGTTTTGCTCTCGAGTCGGGTTTGCTGCTGCCGGTGGCCCTAACCATTGGGGTGGCTGTATTCAACATTCAGGGTTTACAGTTTGGCAGCATAGGTTTCTGGGGAACTTTGGGGTTGATGTTCTTTGGTTTGATGACTGCAGTTCCGCTCATCTTTTTTGGTGAAGCCGCAAAACTCTTACCGTTGAGCTACATCGGTTTCATCCAGTACGTGACCCCGGTTATGCAGTTTCTAATCGCTTTACTAATTCTGCGAGAACCCATGCCACCGGCTCGCTGGATCGGGTTTGTTTTGGTCTGGATTAGTTTGATAATCCTCAGCTCCGACGCTCTGCGACGTGGCCAGAAACGCGCCGCCTAA
- the groES gene encoding co-chaperone GroES yields the protein MSVTIKPLEDRIVVRPVEAEQVTASGLVIPDTAKEKPQEAEVIAVGPGRVDDKGNRIPVDVAVGDKVIFSKYGGTELKYNGEEYLVLSARDVLAVVVR from the coding sequence ATGTCGGTCACTATCAAGCCGCTAGAAGATCGCATTGTTGTTCGCCCAGTCGAAGCTGAGCAGGTAACTGCCTCAGGTTTGGTTATTCCAGACACTGCAAAAGAGAAGCCGCAAGAGGCCGAGGTTATTGCTGTTGGCCCAGGTCGCGTTGACGATAAGGGCAACCGCATCCCGGTTGACGTTGCAGTCGGCGACAAGGTCATCTTCTCAAAGTACGGAGGCACCGAGCTGAAGTACAACGGCGAAGAGTACCTAGTACTTTCAGCCCGCGATGTTTTGGCGGTTGTTGTCCGCTAG
- a CDS encoding THUMP-like domain-containing protein yields MNRDEFVELISARGQSLMREVGEIEVKADLVRLVSRLRAAGHDASLVATVLSQIALRRRARTKFGEFADQLLYTDDGLEQASRLAVAALHAGRFRAANIKQVADLGCGIGSESLAMAAIELEVKAYEIDEVTAAIAAYNLASFENVSVQQADITELDLSKFEALFFDPARRELGGTKRERAARKFDPADFSPNFDFVLAAANLKPTGVKLGPGHPHSEIPDDCEAQWISVNGDLVELTLWFGSLARAGIKRSALLLDKDGKHELHSPTLESHTAKLGELNEYIFEPDNAAIRSHLIAELAEQTGTHLISTEIAYLSKSEPVSSPWLRGYRVLVDMPFDRKKLKAELRDRQIGTLEIKKRGADIVPEVLRKELQLKGKGAATLIVTRVGDAHRALICETL; encoded by the coding sequence GTGAATCGCGACGAGTTTGTGGAACTGATTTCAGCAAGAGGCCAAAGCCTGATGCGCGAGGTTGGCGAAATTGAAGTAAAGGCCGACTTGGTGAGATTGGTATCTCGCCTGCGGGCTGCGGGACACGATGCGAGCCTAGTGGCCACTGTTTTGAGTCAGATAGCTCTGCGTCGTCGAGCGAGAACTAAGTTTGGCGAATTTGCTGATCAATTGCTTTACACCGACGACGGATTAGAACAGGCATCCAGGCTCGCCGTTGCCGCCCTGCACGCCGGCCGATTCAGAGCCGCCAACATCAAACAGGTCGCTGATTTAGGCTGCGGCATCGGCAGCGAGAGTCTCGCCATGGCGGCAATTGAACTTGAGGTCAAGGCTTACGAAATCGATGAGGTTACCGCAGCAATTGCTGCCTACAACTTGGCCAGTTTTGAAAATGTTTCGGTTCAACAGGCCGACATTACAGAACTGGATCTGTCTAAATTTGAGGCGCTATTTTTTGATCCGGCCCGCCGCGAATTAGGTGGCACCAAGCGAGAAAGAGCCGCGCGCAAATTTGACCCAGCCGATTTCTCGCCGAATTTTGATTTTGTTTTGGCTGCCGCCAACCTAAAGCCAACCGGCGTGAAATTGGGACCGGGTCATCCGCACAGCGAAATTCCCGACGATTGCGAAGCCCAGTGGATATCGGTAAACGGCGACTTAGTCGAACTAACTTTGTGGTTTGGCAGTTTGGCCAGAGCCGGCATCAAGCGAAGCGCGCTACTGCTTGATAAGGACGGAAAACACGAACTGCACAGCCCAACTCTTGAGTCGCACACGGCAAAACTGGGCGAACTCAATGAATACATTTTTGAACCGGATAATGCGGCGATCCGCAGCCACCTGATTGCTGAACTTGCTGAACAAACCGGCACTCACCTAATCAGTACCGAAATTGCCTACTTGAGCAAATCGGAACCGGTTAGCTCACCTTGGTTGCGCGGCTATCGTGTGCTAGTCGACATGCCGTTTGATCGAAAGAAGTTGAAAGCCGAATTGCGCGATCGACAAATTGGGACATTAGAAATCAAGAAACGTGGCGCCGACATTGTGCCCGAGGTTCTTCGAAAAGAGTTGCAGCTTAAAGGCAAGGGCGCCGCCACCCTAATTGTTACCAGGGTGGGCGACGCCCATCGTGCCCTAATTTGCGAAACTTTGTAG
- a CDS encoding DUF4190 domain-containing protein yields MAKATEANETSVYSTDSADKSKSATKYDFTKLNTLAVVAFAAALTSIGAVAAIITGHISLAQIKKSGENGRPLALAGLVIGYLTIFLWIIGSIGWLLFKLSYLGGGYGYNSELFFNGGQMGPGMMFDRD; encoded by the coding sequence ATGGCTAAGGCCACCGAAGCAAACGAAACCTCGGTCTACAGCACCGATTCGGCTGACAAATCAAAGTCAGCAACAAAATACGACTTCACCAAACTAAACACACTTGCAGTGGTGGCCTTCGCGGCCGCACTAACTTCAATCGGTGCCGTGGCTGCAATTATCACCGGTCACATTTCACTTGCTCAGATCAAAAAGTCTGGCGAAAATGGTCGACCGCTGGCACTTGCCGGTTTGGTTATCGGTTACCTGACCATTTTCTTGTGGATTATCGGCTCGATTGGTTGGCTGCTCTTCAAGCTCTCCTACCTGGGCGGCGGCTACGGTTACAATTCAGAACTTTTCTTCAACGGTGGCCAAATGGGCCCGGGAATGATGTTTGACCGCGACTAA
- the tsaD gene encoding tRNA (adenosine(37)-N6)-threonylcarbamoyltransferase complex transferase subunit TsaD, translating to MITRVALETDLPKIMQLEHECFGKDSWQEQTMRFELLAPHTHYLVVVEGEKLIGYAGLSKIPASDQGDIQTIAVDRQFRGRKIGLQLMQQLLAEAQRRMAKEIFLEVRADNPVARSLYEKLGFQEIDVRPRYYQPDGVDAVIMKLEMPHRSHGRMPLVLGIESSCDETGVGIVRGNQLLANIISSSMDEHARFGGVVPEIAARAHLEALSPTLNKALATAGVSLKEIDAIAVTNGPGLGGALMVGVGAAKALAVALDKPIYAVNHLVGHVGVDVLERGELQTPTVALLVSGGHTSLLLVRDLLTDVELLGETIDDAAGEAFDKVARVLGLKYPGGPEIDRAAAEGNPKAIRFPRGLTQQKDMEKHRYDFSFSGLKTAVARWVEVVEAKGESYNKADVAASFREAVVDVLVQKAINACLDHNVPRLLLGGGVVANRRLREVAQERCDAHGIELRIPAFSLCTDNGAMIAALGAQLAMAGFAPSKLDFEVDSTLPVTTVISQ from the coding sequence ATGATTACTCGAGTTGCCCTAGAGACGGATCTGCCGAAAATTATGCAGCTGGAACACGAGTGTTTCGGCAAAGATTCTTGGCAAGAACAGACCATGCGTTTTGAACTGCTTGCCCCACACACGCACTATCTGGTTGTGGTTGAAGGCGAGAAACTAATCGGTTACGCCGGGCTGAGCAAAATTCCGGCCAGCGACCAGGGTGATATTCAAACCATCGCCGTTGATCGACAATTTCGGGGCAGGAAAATAGGGTTGCAGTTGATGCAGCAGTTACTTGCCGAAGCCCAACGGCGGATGGCAAAAGAAATCTTTCTAGAGGTGCGCGCAGATAACCCAGTGGCCCGATCACTTTACGAAAAATTAGGTTTTCAAGAAATTGATGTACGCCCGCGCTACTACCAACCCGATGGAGTTGACGCAGTAATCATGAAACTGGAAATGCCCCATCGATCACATGGCCGAATGCCACTGGTTTTGGGTATCGAATCCAGCTGTGATGAAACCGGGGTTGGCATTGTTCGCGGCAACCAGCTGCTGGCCAACATCATTTCATCCTCGATGGATGAACACGCTCGCTTTGGTGGCGTGGTGCCTGAAATTGCTGCTCGTGCGCACCTTGAAGCGCTATCGCCTACGCTAAACAAGGCTCTGGCTACCGCCGGGGTTAGCCTTAAAGAAATTGATGCCATTGCCGTGACAAACGGCCCGGGTTTGGGCGGTGCCCTGATGGTGGGTGTCGGGGCAGCCAAGGCGCTCGCGGTGGCGCTCGATAAACCAATTTATGCGGTGAACCACTTGGTCGGACATGTTGGGGTCGATGTGCTCGAACGCGGCGAACTGCAAACCCCAACAGTTGCCCTCTTGGTCAGTGGTGGTCACACTTCGCTGCTTTTGGTTCGCGATTTACTAACTGACGTCGAATTGCTCGGCGAAACCATCGATGACGCGGCCGGAGAGGCGTTCGACAAGGTCGCCCGTGTTTTAGGGCTCAAATATCCTGGTGGGCCGGAAATTGACAGAGCTGCTGCCGAAGGCAACCCAAAAGCCATTCGTTTCCCCCGGGGTCTTACCCAGCAGAAAGACATGGAAAAACACCGTTACGACTTTTCGTTTAGCGGTCTAAAAACCGCCGTGGCTCGTTGGGTTGAAGTGGTCGAGGCCAAAGGGGAGAGTTACAACAAAGCCGACGTAGCCGCCAGTTTCCGTGAGGCTGTTGTCGACGTTTTGGTGCAGAAAGCCATAAATGCCTGCCTCGACCATAACGTGCCAAGACTTTTACTTGGCGGCGGCGTAGTTGCCAATCGTCGCCTGCGCGAAGTTGCTCAAGAGCGCTGCGATGCGCACGGAATCGAACTGCGAATCCCGGCGTTCAGTCTCTGCACCGATAACGGCGCCATGATTGCCGCGCTGGGTGCCCAGCTAGCAATGGCCGGTTTTGCCCCGTCGAAACTTGATTTCGAGGTTGATTCAACTCTTCCGGTTACCACAGTCATTTCTCAGTAA